The sequence below is a genomic window from Scophthalmus maximus strain ysfricsl-2021 chromosome 19, ASM2237912v1, whole genome shotgun sequence.
AACATGATGCCAAATACCTGCACGCCTGGAAGGAGTGGTCGCAACATGGTAAGCTCTCAAAACAAGGTTTTACATCAAGAAtaataacttttgtttttctctcacagtcTCATATTTTTCAGGTATAAATGCTGAGACTCACCAAATGTTGGAGCAGACGCTTTGTTTGACTGAGCTGCACGGTGCTGCCCAAACCATCTTTGACACACCgggccacctcctcctcctcgtcctcttcctctcacctcaTCTGATTCTCACTCTTTCGTGATGACTCACCGTCAACAGAGCGACAACCTTCACCTTGTAAAGACATCCCCTGGATTATAGAGTTCCCATGACTGCAGCAGTATGAGTAAATGACATTATCATCCTGGGGTCTGgcaaggatatttttttttaaatgctgggTTCTAAGCTTCCaaagaaatagaaagaaaaaaaaaaatcccttgatAGCTACAATGATAGTTACACGGTACATTTAAgatttgttcattatttatttaatgttatattttaaatttccaCACGTGATCTCCCAACTACAGGGTGTTAATATTGTTTTCATAACATgtgaattatttacatttctttccgacaaaaagtcaaatgtttatatttttaaatcaaacttggGAGataaactgtatgtgtgtgtgtgttatggtaGAACATAAACTCCTTTTGATGTAATTTAACCCCCACATTTCCACACTCCAATTGTACTGTGTATGTCTTCACTGTTAATGTCTCCTTCAGGATGTGAATAAAGGCACATTGCAAAACGTTTGCATGTATCCTGTATGGGGTTCTAATCTAAAGAGTGTTGTGTGGTTCAAGTTTACTCTCGAGAAAACACAGTATATAATTTTGCTGTACCGTCTACCGCATTGTTAGATATCTCTGTAACACAGCACAATTAGGCGCCTGAGCAACGAAGTTGCTATTGAAGTGGAGCAAATTCACCCCTGTTTGCCCTTGTTTGACCTTGAAGATGACCTTGCACCCTTTTCAGCCAcatgacatttttatcaaaataattaaaaatatgaatcaacCATTCTTATCACTTCCTTTCTAGATCCTAGCAGTTGTATACCAACACAAGTGAAACACAAACGTGATGCAGCAGGGATGTGAAATTATTCACTGCTTTAAtgagaatacattttgaaagagACAGAGTGGTACGAATACCAAAGACAgccaagagaaaataaatacatttatttttctgactcTGCCTTTATGCCAGTAGAAAATATTGTTTCTGCAAGGTTTTCAAGCTATAAGTACAGTACATAGATCTGTGATGAGGGGATACTAAAACATGACCCAGAATTGACCTTAGTGACCTAATCTTTCCACAAGATTTGAGCTGAAGCCTCAGTTTTAATGCAGGCTCTTGATGCAGGAAGTGGTGAATCGTCTGGTTGAGTAATGTCACTTGATTTGCTTTCATGTTAAAGAGACGGCTCATCTCAATCCATTTTGCCTGGCGTTATTGCAGCGGAAGCTGTATGGCACAAACAAAGCTTAAAGATAGGAGTGGTTGAATTGGTTAACATGGTTTGTGAATACAGAATCTTAAAGAGTGGGTGCTACTCATGCGTCAGACttcttcattgtcattttgatCCAGTGGAGTTGTTTAGCTGAGAGGTAAGAGTACACTCCAGGCTTTTTAATCAGGCCACACTTGATTCCGAAAGAAGTGACTCCAACTAGCGCTCCGCCGCACAACAGTGGGCCTCCTGAATCCCCctgcagagaaaagacagtCATTACAGGGAGTTCAGACCCTGATATGAAGGGTGATAGTTCTGCAAAAATATTcccttcagaaaaaaatcaaggttACTTACCCGACAGGTGTCAGTATTCTTTTTACCGTCTGAACCAGCACATATCATGCTGCTGGTGATAACTGGTTTGGAGTTGTAATATTCAGGGGAGTTGCATGTCACTCTAGCGATCACAGTCACATTAACAGACATCAGGACGTCTGACATTTTCGCAACAGCGTTGTTTGTTCTGCCCCATCCTGCCACCGTACAGTGGGTGCCAGCTGACGGTTCTTTGATGGTGTTACCGACCTTGAGACACTTCACTGTCTTGGTTTCCTTCACTGATTTGccaagctgaaataaaaaaaagaaaaaaagagcaatataTTTTAATGCTGATTTTCTTTATGCATGCATGTATCTGTCAACTGGACTTGtaactgttttaaatgttgtggAAGATTGGTGCATATCCATGGCCTGTTATGAAAAAGTTCCTCTAATGTGATTTACACTATTTTCCTTGGCTTCGTGGACGTGACTTAGTCGAAagtacactgatcagccacaacattaaaaccagtttcCTGTTTCAATTCATCTTTCAAACCACCTCCACCGATACATTGACAAGCATCAAAGTATCAATATACAATTTGAGTTTTAGAGGTTGGAAGTTTACCAGATGATTcacgtaaaataaatgtataataatgGTTTGCCGTGCATTTTCCTCTCCTGCCCCCCCAAACTAGAGACACAGACATTGAAATATGTAAGCAAAAATTGTTCCAAATATGTTTCTCAATAATCTTGAACCACTTTCCAACAATATGCAGATTGTTCCATTTATGCATAACCTTACCTTGAGCAACATGAGGTCATTGTCATGTTCTACTGGATCATAGCAGGGATGAGGATAAGATTTCTTAACCTTTATAACCTGCCTGGAATTCTTTTCATCTGCTTTGATGGAGTGCACCCCCAGCAACACCTTCTTCATGCTGCAAGAGCGGAAACAGTGTTGTGTTAGATTATAGTTCACACAACTAAAGCTTAACATGCTAGGAGTGCATGTCAAATGATGACATAATCCAAATTatcttattatattatatttatattgatatTCTTCTGTTTTGCCTCAGATAAACATGTAGGCCCAGTGATGTTTTCCCATTGGCAGTAATTGTTGACACTTCAGTGGTATATTGATGTGTTGAATGGAGAGTTTGCCCTCTAACAGCTGATACGACCATTTGCTAGATGAGAGTTTAAAACTGACTCTCGTGGACGTGGACTGAAATGAACCTGGAATGTTTATTTTCACGCTCCCAGAGTTAAAGTTTGCATTCATGGATTGTcggtttaaataaaaatgagtatATTGGCATACATAAAAATGCAgattcccatttttttttttgttggcaaATTGATAAATCTGTCGGGCTCTGGTTTTGCATACCAGTGGTTCTGATATGTCTTCCTTTGCTtgtttaaactgtttttgtCTCGGGTAAAGTAGAGACAAGATGTGCACATTTCCCTGAAATAACATTGGCAATTATAGAAACTTTTCGTTATCTTCTTCTTACTCTGTACAGTGGGCAGCAGTCAGGACCCACGACCGATCGATCAGTATCCCTCCACATTGTGGTTTGTCCTTCTGAAGCAGAGCCATGAAGGGCAGTGAGTGGGGCTCCACTTCTTTCCCACCAATAATCTCAGAACCATGACCTAATACAGCAATCCATAGaatacatttaacaaaacaaaaaaaaggcctggAGGGTTAATCTGATAAATAAGTCACCAAAACAATTACTTTACATTCTGCATGTCTACAAAAATTAGCATGGTCTCACaaagaaaattagaaaatatacaaatttaaataatatgtaTGAATAAAGAAACGTTACTCACTTGACTGGACAATGACGAGTGCCAAGCAGgacaaaaaaactgtgaaatccCTCTGATGAAACATTTCTTCTGATCTCTCTCTTTGATGTGAGGGTGAGAAACACTGAAACCCACCCTGATGCACACTCTTGTCTTTATGTGTTGAGCTCAAAGGATGTGGCCTGACCATGGAAACGCATGAGTCAGCATATTGGACGCAATCATCTTGGTGCAGAAGCCTGTGGTAACAGTTTCTGTAATTTACCGGTCGTCATGCTTGTTTGATTCAAAGGCTGTGGGTTGGAGGCCAGCAGCTCAGGGTGCAGACATgtgagtttttttaataaaggcaTGTCGTGATTCAGAGGAAAGCAAGACTGCTGGAGAGAAGTGACGAATGATGTAAAACCAGGCGGGTGGAAGAGAAATACTAATGAATGCacacaaaaagatgaaatgaaatggaactCAGATGAAGGGTTGCTTTctagaaaactgaaaacacttcCACCCAGTTATATACTGTTGTTGATGCATTCTTGGTTTCCATCGAATCCAGACTGGCGCAGGTGGCTGTTTCTCGACTTAATCCAAGAGTGATGGAAAAGTGCTGAGTAAAAAtcaatataatttttaaaattactatttttttctgAGGGAGGGCCCCCCGATCCCCCAGATCAATAATATACCATAACCTTAAGTGCCCACAATGCCCAAACCAGTCTATTTTAATTGTTGTCTATGAAATTAGAAATTTAATTTGAGGGACTTGGGCCTGGAATGACCTTTAAAAGTCCTTGACTTTGACATTTAAGATGGTGTGGGAACCAACCGATCTACAAGACGACCtaaagaggatgaagagagaaatagaaaatgatctgttttcatttgaacactGATCTCACAACCTGAAAccagagaagtgaaacacaaacGTGATGCAGGAGGGATATGAAATTATTCACTGCTTTAATGAGAATACATTTTGAAGAGACAGAGTGGTACGAATACCAAAGACAGCCAAGACAAAAgaaagtcttttatttttctgactcTGCCGTTATGCCAGTAGAATATATTGTTTCTGCAAGGTTTTCAAGCTGTAATTACAGTACATAGATCTGTGATACTAAAACATGACCCAGAATTGACCTTAGAGACCAAATCTTTCCACAAGACTTGAGCTGAAGCCTCAATTTTAATGCAGGCTCTTGATGCAGGAAGTGGTGAATCGTCTGGTTGAGTAATGTCACTTTGGTGATTTGCTTTCATGTTAAAGAGACGGCTCATCTCAATCCATTTTGCCTGGCGTTATTGCAGCGGAAGCTGTATGGCACAAACAAAGCTTAAAGATAGAAGTACTTAAATTGGTTAACATGGTTTGTGAATACAGAATCTTAAAGAGTGGGTGCTACTCATGCGCCAGACTTCTTCATTGTCTCTTTGATCCAGTCGAGTTGTTTAGCTGAGGGGTAAGAGTACACTCCAGGATTACCAATCAGGCCACACTCAATTCCGAAAGAAGTGACTCCAACTAGCGCTCCGCCGCACAACAGTGGGCCTCCTGAATCCCCCTGCAGAGAAGATGACAGTCATTACAGGGAGTTCAGACCCTGATATGAAGGGTGACAGTTCTGCAAAAATATtccctgcagaaaaaaatcaaggttACTTACCCGACAGGTATCAGTTTCCTTTTTACCGTCTGAACCAGCACATATCATGCTGCTGGTGATAACTGGATCTGAGTTGTAATATTCAGGGGAGTTGCATTTCACTCTGGCGATCACAGTCACATTAACAGACATCAGGACGTCTGACATTTTCGGAACAGAGTAGTTTGTTCTGCCCCATCCTGCCACTGTACAGTGGGTGCCAGCTGCCGGATCTGTGTTAGTGTTACCGACCTTGAGACACTTCACTGTCTTGGTTTCCTTCACTGAACTTTCAAGctgaaggttaaaaaaagaaaagaacaatacATATCAATACTGATATTCTTCATACATATCTGGCAAACGgagttgttttaaatgttgtggCAGATTGGTGCATATCCATGGCCTGTTACAAGAGAGTTCTTCTAATGTGATTTATAGTATTTTCCATGGCTTTGTGGCGTGACTTAGTCGAAAGTACATTGATCAGCCACAAGATTAAAACCTTTTTCCTGTTTCAATTCGTCT
It includes:
- the LOC118313692 gene encoding granzyme K, encoding MFHQRDLTVFWTCLGHGSEIIGGKEVAPHSMPFMALLLNEVKACGGILIDRSWVLTAAHCTDITKVWLGTHSIKAKEKKSRKVLKVKKSYPHPHYDPKTHANDLMLLKLESSVKETKTVKCLKVGNTNTDPAAGTHCTVAGWGRTNYSVPKMSDVLMSVNVTVIARVKCNSPEYYNSDPVITSSMICAGSDGKKETDTCRGDSGGPLLCGGALVGVTSFGIECGLIGNPGVYSYPSAKQLDWIKETMKKSGA
- the LOC118313691 gene encoding granzyme A, producing MFHQRDFTVFLSCLALVIVQSSHGSEIIGGKEVEPHSLPFMALLQKDKPQCGGILIDRSWVLTAAHCTDMKKVLLGVHSIKADEKNSRQVIKVKKSYPHPCYDPVEHDNDLMLLKLGKSVKETKTVKCLKVGNTIKEPSAGTHCTVAGWGRTNNAVAKMSDVLMSVNVTVIARVTCNSPEYYNSKPVITSSMICAGSDGKKNTDTCRGDSGGPLLCGGALVGVTSFGIKCGLIKKPGVYSYLSAKQLHWIKMTMKKSDA